The genomic window CGGCCGCACCGTCCACTCCCTGTGCAAGCTCTTGTGCCTGTTCAAGAAGGTCCACCTTGTCTTCGTGTCGCCGCCTGAATTGGCCATGCCCCAGGAGCTGGTAGAGCAGCTGCGGGCAGTTGGTCACACGGTGGAGGTCACAGATCAGCTCGAAAACAGCATCTCCAAAGTGGACATCGTCTATTCCACTCGCATTCAGGAAGAGCGCTTCGCGTCCCAGGAAGAGGCCAATCTGTACCGCGGCCGCTTCCGGTTGAATCGGGAGATCTTTACCCGTTACGCGCAGCCCAACACGGTCATCATGCATCCACTGCCCCGGGACTCGCGCGCCGAGGCCAACGAGCTGGATACCGATCTCAATGAACATCCCAGCCTGGCAATTTTCCGCCAGACCGATAATGGCCTGCTGGTGCGTATGGCCCTGTTCGCCATGCTGCTGGGGGTGGAAGACCAGGTGGACGAGTACTCCTACCCGGTCCGCTGGCAGAGCCGCCGCAACCCGGCCTGATCCGACAGCCCCTGTTCCGCAATAACTGTGGGGCGGGGGCTTTGCACGGTTGATTCTCTCTTAATCACAAGCCCCCGCTTACTTTCCTCCCTCCCTTCTCAGCTTCCTATCCGGCGTAAGTTGGCAACGGTTGGCCATTGTTTCTTACTGTCTGGTGTGCGATCTGCCCACTCAAGGTTATTGCGTTTGCCCGGGTGCAGGGTTAGCGTGCTACCAACAATAAAAGGAAGGCCGATCGTGCGTATTACTGTTTTCTCTTTCCTGCTCTTTTTCGCAGTTTCCTCGGTATCTTTGGCGGCGCCTCGCCAGGCGGCTGTTGCCATGCCTGATCGCTTTAGCGCCGAAGTCGCGAGTGAGGTGCTTGCCAGTGGCGGTAATGCGGTGGATGCAGCCATCGCGGCCCAGTTTGTGCTCGCCGTTACGCTGCCGGAAGCGGGCAATATTGGCGGTGGCGGTTTCATGCTGGTGCACAAGGACGGCGAGCAGTATTTCCTCGACTATCGCGAGATGGCGCCTGCGGCGGCCAGGCGGGATATGTACCTCGATGAAGAGGGCAACGTAATCCCTGACCTCTCCCTCTACGGCGTACTGGCGTCGGGCGTGCCGGGCACGGTTGCCGGCATGTGGCAGGCGCATCAGCGTCACGGCACGAAACCCTGGGCAGAGCTGCTGGCACCTGCAGTGAAACTTGCCGCACAGGGGTTTGCGGTGTCAGCGCCACTGGCACACTATGCAGCGGACTTCGCGCAGGAGGTTGAGGGGAAGCATCCCTCAGTCAACTTTGCCCGTTATTTCGGAGCTATGCAGGCCGGGGAGATATTCCGACAGCCGGAGCTGGCGGCGACGCTGCGTCGTATTCGCGATTTAGGGCCGGATGGCTTTTATCGCGGAGAGACTGCCAAGATCATCGCCTCCTTTATGCGGGAAAACCGCGGGCTGATTACCGAGGCTGATCTCGCCGCGTACGAGGCAAAATGGCGCGATCCCATCGTTGCTGATTGGCGCGATATGCAGGTGGTGTCGGCGGCTCCCCCCAGTTCCGGCGGCATTGCCGTCGTGCAGTGGCTGAAAATGTATGACCGTGCGCTGGCCGCCAATGACCAGCCCGCCCACAACAGCGCTGACTACCTGCATTTGCTGGCGGAGGTGGGCAAGCGTGTATTTGCCGATCGGGCCGAGTACCTGGGTGATCCGGATTTTTACCCGGTGCCGATAAGTGAGCTTTTGGCGGATGAGTACATTGCCAAACGCGCTGGTGAACTGAACCTCGCGGCCATTTCACCGACACCGGCAATCCAGCCGGGTTTGCCGGAGAGTGAGGAAACCACGCATTTTTCCATCGTCGATCAATGGGGCAATGCAGTCTCCAATACCACCACCATCAATCTCGGTTTTGGCAGTGGTGTCGTGGTCGAGGGGGCAGGTTTCCTGCTCAATGACGAGATGGATGATTTCAGTGCCAAGCCGGGGGTGGCCAACGTGTTCGGTGCACTGGGTGGCGAGGCCAACGAAGTGCAGCCGTTCAAGCGTATGCTCTCTTCAATGAGCCCCACCATTGTGTTGCGTGACGGCACGGTAAAAATGGTCACCGGCTCCCCGGGCGGCACCACCATCATCAGCAGCGTGTACCAGTCCATTCTCAATGCGGTGGAATTCGGTATGGATGCGCAACAGGTCGTGGACACGCCACGCTTTCATCACCAGCTGTGGCCGCGGGATGTGATTCGCCACCACGGGGGCCTCGATGCATCGACGCGGGAGAAGCTGCAGGAGATGGGCTACAAGCTGGACCGGCGCGGCTTCGGTGATCTGCAGGTGATCGTGGAGCGGGACGGCCAGCTCGATGCGGCTTCCCAATCCAGCGGGCGCGGCACGGCACGGGTCCTCACAATGGAATGTCTCCTTGAAAGTTGCATGTGACAGCGAGCGTCGCTGAACCGTGTTGCTGAGCGGGGCAAGGTTCCGCCCCGCGGGCTTCGCTGTCGCCAGAGGCTATTTCTGATAACCTGCAACGACCGACATTCTCGCAGCCAGGATTGGTGCCATGCTGAAGTGGATTTCAGAAAGAATGTACCTGCCCAGACGTGGCGTGTTTGCGTTGCTTTTGCTGGGCATTCTCGCTTCGCTGGCGATTGCCCAGCAGGAGCGCACTCCCCACGTCGCAAAGTTTTCCATTGATGGCGCCATTGGTCCTGCCACCACGGACTACCTGGAACGGGCGATGGAAGAGGCCCAGGAGCAGGGCGCTCGTCTGTTCGTGATCCAGATGGACACCCCGGGGGGATTGGACGCCGCCACCCGCGACATCATCCAGAATATTCTCGCCTCAGACATCCCCGTCGCCACCCTGGTCTACCCGGCTGGCAGCCGAGCGGCCAGTGCGGGCACCTATATCCTCTATGCCAGCCACGTGGCGGCGATGGCCCCCTCGACCACCCTCGGTGCTGCCACTCCGGTGCAGATGGGCGGTGCTCCCGGACAGCCGCAACCAGGCCAGCAGCCCGGGCAGGAACCAGGTGCGGGCAGTGGCGCTGCAGAGCGTTCGAATCAGGAAGGCGACGGAGACAAGTCCGAAGGTGACACGAAAACAGACAACGCCGGGAAATCGGAAGAAAGCCCAGCGCCCAAACCCGGTAGTGCGATGGAGCGCAAGGTCATCAATGACTCGGTTGCCTATATCCGTGGTCTCGCCAACCGCTATGGTCGCAATGCCGACTGGGCGGAGAAAGCGGTGCGGGAAGCCGCCACGCTGACAGCGCGGGAGGCCCTCGAAGAAAACGTGATCGATATCGTTGCCAAGAACCCCGAGGATCTCATCGCGCAACTGGCCGGGCGCAAAGTCCAGCTGGAATCCGGTGAGGTCACTGTACAGGAGGATATTGCCGAGCTGCCGCTGCGCGAGTACGAGCCGGACTGGCGCAATGAGCTGCTGGCGCTGATCACCAATCC from Microbulbifer aggregans includes these protein-coding regions:
- a CDS encoding aspartate carbamoyltransferase, coding for MDFIGANILSVGQFERADIDRIFAVADTMGPYARREKVTRVLEGAILGNMFLEPSTRTRLSFGAAFNLLGGTVRETVGITASAMAKGESLYDTARVLSGYSDVICMRHPQAGSVAEFAAASRVPVVNGGDGANEHPTQALLDLYTIRKELSGNGRALDDFRIAMIGDLKHGRTVHSLCKLLCLFKKVHLVFVSPPELAMPQELVEQLRAVGHTVEVTDQLENSISKVDIVYSTRIQEERFASQEEANLYRGRFRLNREIFTRYAQPNTVIMHPLPRDSRAEANELDTDLNEHPSLAIFRQTDNGLLVRMALFAMLLGVEDQVDEYSYPVRWQSRRNPA
- the ggt gene encoding gamma-glutamyltransferase, with translation MPDRFSAEVASEVLASGGNAVDAAIAAQFVLAVTLPEAGNIGGGGFMLVHKDGEQYFLDYREMAPAAARRDMYLDEEGNVIPDLSLYGVLASGVPGTVAGMWQAHQRHGTKPWAELLAPAVKLAAQGFAVSAPLAHYAADFAQEVEGKHPSVNFARYFGAMQAGEIFRQPELAATLRRIRDLGPDGFYRGETAKIIASFMRENRGLITEADLAAYEAKWRDPIVADWRDMQVVSAAPPSSGGIAVVQWLKMYDRALAANDQPAHNSADYLHLLAEVGKRVFADRAEYLGDPDFYPVPISELLADEYIAKRAGELNLAAISPTPAIQPGLPESEETTHFSIVDQWGNAVSNTTTINLGFGSGVVVEGAGFLLNDEMDDFSAKPGVANVFGALGGEANEVQPFKRMLSSMSPTIVLRDGTVKMVTGSPGGTTIISSVYQSILNAVEFGMDAQQVVDTPRFHHQLWPRDVIRHHGGLDASTREKLQEMGYKLDRRGFGDLQVIVERDGQLDAASQSSGRGTARVLTMECLLESCM
- a CDS encoding NfeD family protein, whose amino-acid sequence is MLKWISERMYLPRRGVFALLLLGILASLAIAQQERTPHVAKFSIDGAIGPATTDYLERAMEEAQEQGARLFVIQMDTPGGLDAATRDIIQNILASDIPVATLVYPAGSRAASAGTYILYASHVAAMAPSTTLGAATPVQMGGAPGQPQPGQQPGQEPGAGSGAAERSNQEGDGDKSEGDTKTDNAGKSEESPAPKPGSAMERKVINDSVAYIRGLANRYGRNADWAEKAVREAATLTAREALEENVIDIVAKNPEDLIAQLAGRKVQLESGEVTVQEDIAELPLREYEPDWRNELLALITNPQVAYILLLVGIYGLIFEGYNPGALVPGIVGVICLLLAFYALQVLPINYAGLALIIVGALLIVAEVFMPSFGALGIGGVIALVIGSVMLIDSDVPGMQVSRKLIGAVAGVSGLAMLGLLMAVGRSLRQPRVASDLAMVGRTATVKSVEKDEVLVMIGGEIWSAHCDVDLVPGQHVKVVAEQGLWLQVEPE